In the genome of Thermodesulfovibrio thiophilus DSM 17215, the window GCTGATGGATACGAAACAACAAGGATTGAGAGGGTGCAATGAAATATATAACAAAAGATAATGATAGATGGGACCTGATAGCATATCAGTTTTATGGTAATCCATATCTATATGAGCCCATCATGCTTGAAAATCCTGACAAGATATCCTATTTTGCTTTTCCTGCAGGAGTAATGCTTGAAATTCCAGCAATATGGGTTGATGAAACCATAGAGGTAAGCCCGCCGTGGCAGAGGGATTAAGGGTTCCAGAGGTATATCTCTATGTTGAGATTAACAATAAAGATGTCTCTGTTTATATCACGCCATATCTTCTGAACTTTTCATATATGGACAACGATGGATTGAATAAACAGGAAAGCGATGATGTAGAGATAGAGCTTGAAGACTCTCAAGGCTTTTTCAGGGACAATCCACCTGCTCGGGGATCTTCATTAAAAGTGAAGTTTGGATACACTGACAGAATTCGTTCTGCTGGAGTTTTTTATATAGACGGTTTCACATATAAAAGCTCCCGTCAGGGAGATGCATTTACAATCAAAGCACTTGCAAAAGATGTAAAAAGCTCTTTCAGAGAGATAAAAACAACAGCATTTGAAAACACTACTTTAAGAAAAATAGCCCAGGATATAGCCAGCAAACACGGGTATAAACTTAATTTTGCAGGTGCAGATGTATCATTTAAAAGAACCACGCAACAGGAAAAGACAGATCTCAAGTTTCTTGCAGGCCTCTGCAAGCAATACGGATACACATGTAAAATTGTGAACCGTCAAATTGTAATTCGTAGTCTTGATGAGAGCCTTGGCAGTCAAACAGTGTATGTTCTCACAAGAAATCATATTCTTGATTTTGAGTTTGAAACCTCATCACTTTATGAGGGCAGTGTAGATGTAGTGTATCTTGATGCACAAAAAAAAGATGTTGTTGAGGATAAAAAGAAAACGCAGGTAAAGGCTTCAGGGGATACAAAAAAGATAAATACAAGAATAGAAAGCAAATCTCAGGCAGAAGCAATTTCAAAAGCCCAGAAAACAATCAATGAGATGAAAGAAGTTCAGGCAAGACTCACATGCGTTGGGATTCCTGATTTACATGCTGGTGGGATTGTAGAGGTGCAGGGCTTTGGTGCATTTGACAGACAATACTATACAAGCACTGCAAGGCATATCATCAAAAGAAGTGGCTACACAACAGAGCTTGAACTATTAAGAAAACCAGGAGAGAAGAAAAAATGATCAAAGTGGGTAAAGTTGTAGCAGTGGATGAAAAAAATGCAAGAGTAAGAGTGCAGCTACTTGATTGTGATGGCATGGTGACGTATTGGCTACAAGTTGCTGTTCCGAAATCGCAAAATGATAAATTTTACTGGATTCCTGATGCTGGCGAGCTTGTGCTGTGTGCTTTTCTTGAGCATGGATTTGAACAGGGGTTTGTAATTGGTGCGATTTACAATGAAAAGGATACTACACCTGTCCAGGATAAAGACAAAATACATATAAAATTTCAAGATGGAAGCTATATTGAGTATGACAGAAAAGAGCATAAATTAAAGGCTGACATAAAAGGAGATATAGACATCAAAGCAACTGGCAGGGCAGATGTTGAGTGTCAGGGGCAGATATACATAAAAAGTGCAACAAATATAACAATCCAGGCACCCAGTATCAATATGAAAGGTGGTTCACCGGCAGAGGGCTGGTTTGAGGGGTATTTTAGAATTATTGGAAATCTTGAAGTTCAGGGCAATATTCACGCAACTGGTTCAATTATTGATGAAGGTGGTAACACAAATCATCACAGTCATTAAGAAAATATTGCTTTTAAAGAGGTTTAAAAACAGTTAAAGTGAACGGTATGGAAAGCATTTTAATAACAGAGCTGATACAGGCAGGATGGATAGTAAGCTTTCTTTTTATGCTTTATTTATTAAGGCAGCTTTCAGGCAGGATAGTAAACATAGAGAAAAAGGTTGAAGAGCTTGCAAGAAACTTTGAATCCAAATTCTGCCAGATAGAGACCAAAATGGACGAGAAGATTGATAAAAATGATCACTATATAGATATTTCAGGCTGGAGGGCTGAGATACTTTCTCTCAGGGAGGACATAAGGGAGGTATTTAAGCTTTTCAAGGAGGAATAGATGCTTAGATATGAAATTTTAGACTATCTTAAAAGACTTTATCCTCGCTGGGTTGAGGAAACAGAGATAATCTCTGTCTTTTATCAATATCACAAAGTCTCTGAGATTAAACGAGACCTTTATTACCTTGTTGACAAAGGCTATGTGGAGAGAAAAGAAGTAGAAATTCCATACAGAACATACAATCTTAAGAATCTTTTTAAATTAACTCCGCTTGGCATAGATTTACTTGAGTGCAGAATAAAAGACCCTGCAATTCCGATTCCAGAGGAGTAAACATGCCCCGCAGGAAAAAAGCAGAACTTCTTGATCTTATCAACTATATAATTCAACTCTATGAACGAGAGAAGCTCGGGTTTAGAGACATTGAGGCAAGGCTGAAAGCTGAAGGATACGATATAGGAAGGTCTTCAATTCACAGGGCTTATAAGGATTATCGAAAGGCAGCAGAGGAGTATAATAAGAAATTTGATGAAATAAATGCACTTCTTACAACCCTGAAGGACAGACCCACAACTGATATGCTCGAGGCAGTAACAGCAATCATAGCTAAACATGTAACTGACTTTGTAAAAGATATAGAATCAATTGAGTTTGAAGATACAGAGGCACTTGTAAGGGTTACAAGGGCACTCTCCCAGATGGCTGACAGACTTCAGAGCTTAAGAGAAGAAAGGATATCAAAAGCAATGCAGGAAATAGAAAAAGAAGCAAAGCTGAAAGGCATTGACCAGGAGTTTATCCGTTATGTCAGAAAAGAAATCTTCGGCACATAGTCTGCTTCTGCCATATCAAGCAGAAGCATTAAAAGAGATTGAATCGCATAAGTTCAGTTGCCTCATGTGGGCAAGGCAGACCGGCAAAAGCTTTCTCATTGCACTCTTTGCTGTGTTAAGGGCAGTTGAAAACTCCAATCATCTGGTTGCAGTCATTTCTCCTACAGAGAGGCAGAGCAAAGAGTTCATGGAGAAAGTAAAAAGACATGTGGAATTTTTAAAAATCGTGGGCGCACAGTTTGGAGAGGAGTTCTTCAAAGAGGCAAGCATTAATGTGCTTGAGGTGAGATTTCCAAATGGCTCACGCATTATGGGATTACCTGCAAATCCTGATGGAGTAAGAGGGCTTACAGGAGATGTAGTCCTTGAAGAGGCTGCTTTTTTCAGGGATGGTTACAGGGTATATCAGGCAATATTTCCGTCTATCACAAGAAGCAGAGATTATAAATTGATTGCTATTTCTACTCCTCGCACAAAAAATGATGTATTTGCTCATATATGGCAGATGTCTGATGGAAATCAATTATGGTATAGACAGAAACTTACGATATTTGATGCTGTTAGCCGTGGGCTTGATGTTGATGTAGAGTCAATAAAAAAAGCAATTCCAAGCGAAGATATCTGGATGCAGGAGTATCTTTGTGAATTTATGGATGAAAACTATATTTTACTTCCTTATGAAGTGATTCATGCATGCGTACTTGATGGAGTGCTTGTGGGGAATTTGGCAGAGGTGCAAGGGGATATCTACGTTGGAGTTGATATTGCAAGAAGAGGGAATCTCACAATTATTGCAGTTTTAGAAAAAGCTGGAAGTATTCTGTATTTGCGAAAGCTCGAGATAATGAAAAATATACCCTTCAGGGAGCAGTTTGAGGCAATAGATTATTACACAGCTTTTGCAAGGCGTGTAGCAGTAGATGAGACAGGCATTGGAATGCAGATTGCAGAAGAACTTCAGAGAAAATGGGGAGAGATCAAAGTTCAAAGAGTGTATTTTACAGCCAAAGCGAAAGAAGAGCTTGCTTCCCGCATGCAGGCATATTTCCAGGACAGACGCATATTTATTCCACAGAACAGGGACCTGATTGAAGACTTACACAGTGTGGAAAGAACAATTACGCAATCGGGAAATATAAGAATTGAAGGTAGCAGTGAAGACTCCCATGCAGACAGATTCTGGGCAGTGGCTCTGGCATTGTCAGTTGTGGAGTCAAAGAGTTCCTACCACGGTCCTTATATTTTTTCAGGAATAAACTGGGAGAGCAGATATGGCGTTATGGCAATGGTTTAAGAAAAAAAACGTTCAACTCTCTGCAGTTTCTGCTGGAAGGGTATCAATTGAGCCAGTCAGTCAATTTTTGCCAAAGAGTTTGGAGATAAAATATAGATTTGTAAATTCACGATATCCCCGTGAGTGGCTTTATGTGATAGAAAAATCAGTAATTGCCAATCCCAATCTTTCACAGATGTTTGAGCTTATCATAGATCTGGCAAACACAGGGCACAATGTAGAGGTTATCAGCAATAGCGAGGAAGCAAAAAAAGAGATAGATATCTTTGCTGAGAAACTTAATGCAGACAGCCTTGTAAATCAACTGCTTGCTCAGATTGCACTCTATGGGGCAATCAGCATTGAGATTGTAGTAAATGAAAGACTTGATGGAATAAATAAAATAGTAAGAGTTCCTGCCACAACCATTTATTTTACCTACAATGAAGAGACAGACACATTTGAGCCTTATCAGCAGGTTGGCAGTCTTGACCCGATAAAGCTAAATCCAGAGACATACATATATGAACCACTCCTTACAATGGATGGTTCTCCTTATGCGATGCCCCCCTTTATTGCCGCACTATCTTCGGTAGAAGTGCAGGAGGAGCTTCTTACACAGTTAAAGGGCATAGCAAAAAAGCTTGGTCTTATTGGGTTTCTGGATGTAGAGTTTCCACAACTTCAGAGATCACCAAATGAGACAGAATTTGAGTATCAGAAAAGACTCACAGAGTATCTCAACAACATCGCACAATCAATCTCAGAAAATATGGCAAAGGGCGTATTTTTGCATTTTGAGGGCACAAAGGCACAGTTTAAGGAAGTGGGCGGCAGCATGTCTGGTGCAAGAGATGTTATTGAGATGAATGAGCAGTGGATAATCTCAGGAGCAAAAGGACAACCTTCTCTGCTTGGCAGAACAACAGGCTCAACGGAGACATGGGCGACAATAGCTTATGAGCAGTTTGTAAGAATGCTTCAGAATTACCAGAGGCTTGTCCGCAGGGTCATGGAGAGACTATACAAATTCCATCTGACGCTTAAGGGTTACAGTTTTGAAGATGTAAACTTTATCTTTAATCCACTTCCTCAACTAAAGCCTGATGCAGAGATTGAAATGTTTGCTAAAAAATCTCAGGCAGTGGCATTGCTACTGCAGTCTGGCATTATAGACATAGAAAAAGCAAAGGAAATAATGGAGGTAGAATAATGATATCAATCATAGGAGCAATTTTAGGTCTTGCTGGCTCAATATTTCCTGAGGTGATCAAACTTTATCAGGACAGGCAGGACAAAAAGCATGAGCTTGAGATTCTCAGGATGCAGATGGAGATGCAACAACAAGGACATCAACAAAGGCTTGATGAGATTGTTGTTGAGGCAGATGTGCGAGATTCTGAGAGTGCAAGAAGCTTTGCACAGGTTTATAAGCCTGAGGCAACAGGTAGATGGTGGTATGACTTATTAATGCTTTTTGTGTATGTATATAATTCAGTGGTAAGGCCAACAATAACTTATTTAATGATTCTGTTGTATATGGCAGTAAAATATGCTCAAATTGAACTAACCCAAAGATCAGGAGTTGATTTTTTACAGGCATTAACAAAGGTTTGGGACGAAAACGATACAATGCTTGTCTTTTTAGTTCTTACATTCTGGTTTGGCGGAAGACAGATTTTAAGAAGCATGGGCAGAGTTAAATGAGAGTGACAGAGAAAGGCATCGAATTAATAAAAAGGTTTGAAGGTTTTAGTCCCGTAAAATATCTCTGTCCTGCAGGATATTTAACTATTGGCTATGGGCATGTAATTAAAGAAGGAGAGGCTTTCGATGAACCGATTGACGAAGAAGAAGCTGAACAGCTGCTAATGAAAGATCTCATTAAGTTTGAAAAATCAGTTTTAAGACTTATTAATGTTCAACTAACTGAAGGAATGTTTGATGCTTTAGTGTCTTTTTCGTATAACCTTGGCTCTGGTGCATTACAAAGATCAGCACTGAGACAGAAACTCAACAGAGCTGAGTATCTTGATGCAGCAGATGAGTTTCTCAAATGGGTTTACTCAGGAGGCAGAAAACTTAAAGGATTGGTATTGAGAAGACAGGCAGAAAGAGAGAGGTTTTTAGAGGACTATGAACATTTTATGTAAATGCAAAAAATGCGGTTTCATTATCACTCTTTATATTAAATATCTTAAAAAGCACGGGTTTAAATGTCCACGGTGTGGAAACACTGAATATAAAATTTTAATAACATGACAGAGCAAGACAAAGATATAGAATCAGCTTTAAATATAGTGCTTCCAGCGCTTGAAGCAGGCTTGCAAAAAGCCTTGTCAGAGACACTAAAGAAAGCCCGATATTTTATCTCCCAGCAGGATCTTTCAAGATACATAATGAGCATGCTTGAGTCACATATGAAGCTGTCACAAAAACAGCTTGATGCATTAAACAAACTGCTTGAAAAAATTTACACAAAAGAGCATGCAGCATTTCCCGTATCAACCAAACTTACAATCTCAGATGAAAGAGCGATATCATACGCAACAAAACTACATGATTTCTATTTAGGTCGATTCTTTCAGGGCGACAGAGAAATAAGACTCGATTCGGTCAAATGGATGAGCAATTATTACCTCAAAAAGGGATATCCAGCTGGAAAGAACCAGGAAGGAGCAAGAAAATTCTTAGATGAATTCGGCAATTACCTATCCCAGAGGACAGAGACAAAGGCAAGGCAGATTGTAGATACAACTGTGAATTATCTGAGAAATAGTTCTCGTATAAAGGCAATGCAAAAAATCCGCATAAAAAAATACAGATGGGATGCAACAGGAGACAGACTTACATGTCCAGCATGCAGAAGCATGGATGGAAGAGTATTTGATACAGGTGAGGCTGTGCGGGTGATTGAAATGCTTGAGGCTTCAGAAGACCCTGCACTCATAAAAGAACTAAGACCAATTCAGACTGATGTGCAGAAAGGATCTTCCTCAAGGCTTCCCACAAGGATGCCACCACTACATCCTGACTGTAGATGCAGGGCTGTTGCATTCTTCGAAGAGGAAACAGTTATGACAACAGTTGAAAGACCCACATGGGCAAAGGATACTCCTGCGCAGCGAGAGCTTGAAGAAGAATTCAGGGCATTGACAAACGAAGAAAGATTAAACCGCATCAGGGCACACATGGGAAGTAGCTGGCTAAGACCTGCAACAGGCGGCGGTGGTGAGAATGCATATAAGGAAGCAAAAAATGATCTGGAAAGGCATTTTATAAAACATGGAAAGGATCTGGGATTTAAAGACATAGATACATACTCAAAAGCATCTCATGATATCATTAAAGAACCAGAGGAAGTGTATGTAGAAAAAGGCAGAGATGGTACTGTATATCATTTTATTAAAGATGGCAAAGTTGTTGTATCTAATGATGATGCATTAAAGATAGAGTCTTTTTATAAATTTGATGAAAGATGGAGGAGTTTTAAAAGAGATGGGATTATTAGAATGCTATAAAGATGAAGAACTTATTGAGCTGTGGCAGCAGGACTGCAAACCACCTGCTATAAAATTACGGTGGTATGCAACATCAGCAGCTATACTTGATACCCGTGAAGCTATATTTGAAAGGAGGCTTGAGGATCAAGAAGAAGTCAAAAAAGCAGATATCGAACTCATAAAAATAGTCTTAAAAGAGGGTGCGGACCCGCCCTGTTCCGATGATCCAGAAAAGTATCCCATTACACACTGGTGGTGGCACCTGGATAAAATCGCTAATAGAACATACGATACCTCACTTCTGCCCGAGTATCTGATGGAGATTTATTTAAAAGCCCTACAGGGCGATTTTGAATGAGCAGGGATGTTTTATATGGGTTTAACGATTATAGAGGCTTTTAAGGTGTTTATAAATATTTATAAACACCCCTGAGGTGATAATGTACAGTCTGGTTGAAAGAGACACAGTAAAAAGCATACTTCAAAATATTAGATTAATTCTTACAACAGTTCAGGGATCTGACATCCACAGACCTGATTTTGGAAGCAGGCTTTATCTTTTTATAGATAAACCTCTTAATGCCATCACAATTGGCAGGATCAAGGTAGAGATAAAAGATGCAATCTTGAAGTGGGAGCAAAGAGTGGAGATTGAAGATATTGCTTTAAAAAAAGACTACATCAATGCAAAACTCAACATACAGATGAAGCTTAGAATAAAAGAAACAGAAGAGGTTATAAACACACAGCTATGGCTATAAAGTTCGTAGAGACTGATCCAACTCTATACGAAAAACAATTGATTGAAGCATACGAAAGGCTTACAAATAAAACGCTTCAACCCGCAGATCCTGAACGACTACTTATAAATCTTCTTGCATATGCCCTTACAATTACATCAATAAACATAGATGAGACAGGAAGACAGAATCTTCTTGCATATGCAAGCGCTGAACATTTAGATGCTCTTGCAGAGTTTTATGGAATAGAGAGACTTTATCCCAAACCTGCTACGTGTATTTTGCGATTTAGTCTTTCAAGTGCTCTCAATTATGATGCAGTAATCCCCGCAGGGACAAGGGTAACGCCTGACGGTAATATTATTTTTAAAACGGTAGAAGAAGTAAAAATCCCGGCAGGTAATCTTTCTGCCCAAGTGCAGGCAGAATGCGAAATAACTGGCAGTGCTGGTAATGGATATCAGGTGGGGCAAATAAACAAACTTGTAGATGTTTTACCTCATGACATTTCTGCATCAAATACAACAATGACTATGTATGGTGCAGACATAGAGGATGATGAAAGATTCAGAGAACGCATAAGACAGAGCATTGAAAGGTTTACAAATGCAGGCTCTTGTGGAGCATACATATATCATACTCTGTCAGCACATCAAGATATATTAGATGTTTCAGTATTTAGCCCTCAGCCTGGAGAGGTGAATGTGGTTTTTATTATGAAAGATGGGGAGAGTCCAGACAACTCAATGATTCAGCTTGTGCAAAACTATCTTTCAAGTGAAAAAGTGAGACCTTTAACAGATATGGTTTATGTTTCTGCTCCAGAGGTAATTACATATAGCATTAACATAGAATATTACATACATAAAAAAGATGAAGCTCTGGCAGGCTTAATTCAGCAAGATGTTGAAAAAGCTGCCCGGGATTTTGCTTTCTGGACAGGAACAAAAATTGGAAGAGATATTCTACCTGAAGAGCTTATCTTGAGAGTGAAACAGGCTGGAGCCTATAGAGTGATCGTAAACAGTCCTGCCTATACAGCCTTACAGCAAAATCAAATTGCAAAAGCAGATTCATTTGTTCTCACTTATTCAGGCCTTATGGAAGATTAACTGAAAATATTGCTTCTAACTGCTCAGCGTCTCAGTTTAAGATGCAGGTATGGAAGATTACACAAAACTATCTCAGATTGAATCTTTTTCCGAGCATGATGAATATGTAGAGTTTATGGCAGTTGCCTTATCCTCTACCTGTGTAAAGCGAGCCTACGGAGAACTCTGTTTTGAAGAAGAAACACTTCGGAAATATGCTGATACCCTTATGGGGAAACCAGTTTTACTTGATCACAGATATGAAGCTGGAGCCATTATTGGCGTAGTAATTCATAGCGAGTATGATCATGATAAAAAAGCAATTCTTGCAAAAATAAGGATGCCCAAGGCAGGGAATGAGAGGTTGATAACGCTTCTTAAGATGGTTCCATCTCCTGTCAGAAGCCTCTCTATTGGCGCAATAATTGAGACAGAGAAAAAAGATGGAAAGTTTTATGCAACATCAATAGATTTTAAAGAGCTGAGCATAGTTTTTGAGGGAGCAGATAAAAATGCAAAAATACTTTCTTTTGAGGAAAGCTCCAGCAAAAATCATGAAAAGTTTTCTGAAGAAGAGTGGTGGGATGATCCTGAGCTAAGAAAGAAAGCTCCCCTGGACTATTTTCTTGAACCGGGCTCAAGACGATTTCCATATAAAACATGGGATGGGAACATCTCCTGTGAAAGACTTCGTGCTGCAATGTCATTAGCAAATCTTCATGGATATAGACAAATTTACGAAAGAGCAAATGCTTTATATGAAAAACACTGCAAAAAGGAGGATTAAATGGAAAGGCTAACAAGAGACATTGTGGTTGCAATGTCTAAGGAAGAACTTCAGGATGTGGTAGAAACTCTTCAGATGAAACTTGAAGTGGCAGAAAAAGAAATAGAAACTCTCAAGGCTGATGCAGAGACAGGTAAAAAATACAAAGAGCATCTTCAAAAAGAAGCAATAAGGCTTGTCAGAGCTGTTGACGGCGAGAATGCTCCGATTCTAAAACTCATTGATAGAGCAGATGTGGACACTCTTAAAGAAATTACAGACGAATATTTTGAAAAAGGAAAAGATAAATTCAAGTCTACGTCGCAGCCTCAAAAACTGGAAGAAGAACAAATAACAATAGAGGCTCTTCAAAAAGCAGATTACAAAAAACTATTAGAAATAAGAGAAAAATTTATGAAGGAGGCTTAATATGCCAGTAACAGGACAGACAAACCCGGAGCTTTTCCCTACATACTATGAGAGAAAGCTTTTAGAGTATGTGAAGGCAAATCTTATTGCGACACGATATGGTCAAAAACATAGCTTTACCCCGAACACGGGAAGAACTGCTGTTTTTACGAGATTTTCTCCTTTGCAGAAGGCAACAACTCCTCTTACAGATCAGCCAACTCCTGCTCAAGGAGCATCCATAGCAGCTCAGCAAGTTCAGGTGTCTATAAATGAATATGGAAACTACATAGATCTGGATGAGTTCACAGATATTACTTCGTTCACCCCTCTCGTTGATGTGGCAACGGATCTATTATCGTATAATGCGGAAGAAAGTCTTGATGCTGTAGCTATGCAGCAGATTACTGCGGGCACAAATGTATACTATGCCTCTGGTGTATCAGGTAGATCAGGACTTGATGGTACAAAAAAACTTTCAAAAGATGATGTGCGGAAAGGTGTAAATCTTCTAAATAGAGCAGAAATTTTACCATTCCCTGATGGATACTATGTTCTTCTGGTTCATCCAGACAAAATCCTCGATCTTTTTACCGCCCAAGAGCTTATTACTCTTGCTAGCGCCAAATATGAAGCACTTGAAAAAGGAGTGGTGGGAACGTTTGGAGGAGCACAAATAGTAGTTTCAACAACTCTTCCGATTCTTGCGGGAGCTGGTGGAGGTACCCCAGCAAGTGATGTTTACCAGAGCGTGCTTTTAGGACAGAATGCTTACGGCGTGGTTGATATAGATGGGAACTCTATTCAGATGGTCTATACCAATGTTGATAAACTTGGCAGAATCAAAACTGTGGGATGGAAGGCCTATTTTGCGGCAAAAAGACTCTATGAACCAGCACTGTTGAGGATAGAATCCAATTAAGGAGGCATATGATGAAGATATACATTGAAAAGGATAGTTCAGTATGGATTAATGGCAAAGAAATAAAAGTAGCCCCTGGCTCTCAGGAAGTTGACGACGAAGTGGGAAGAATTCTGATTGATGCAGGATATGCAAAAGCCATAGATGAAGAAAAAAGAAAAAATAAATGATAACAGTTGATGATATAAAAAGCTTTCTCAATACAGCTGGAGCAGATTTTTCTGAGAACGAGATACAAAGTGCGATTGTCCTTGCTGAGAAAAGAATAAAAGACATGCTGCAAGTAGAAACAGTTGATGATACAGATAGCAAAATCAAGAAAGCATGGATCTTACTATCTGTGGGCGAGCTTGCAAGTAGTGTGAATCTTTACTGGAGAGGGAATGAAAAAACAGAGCTAATTAGAGTAAAAGAGCTCACAGCAGAAGCGGAAGCATTGCTTGGTGTTGTGCCAAAAGGAGCGGTAAAATGGCAGACATTAGAGACGCTGATAGAGTAATAGCAGACATAGAGAGAAAAATAAGAGAGTCAATCACTAAAACAGT includes:
- a CDS encoding phage protein Gp27 family protein, which translates into the protein MPRRKKAELLDLINYIIQLYEREKLGFRDIEARLKAEGYDIGRSSIHRAYKDYRKAAEEYNKKFDEINALLTTLKDRPTTDMLEAVTAIIAKHVTDFVKDIESIEFEDTEALVRVTRALSQMADRLQSLREERISKAMQEIEKEAKLKGIDQEFIRYVRKEIFGT
- a CDS encoding terminase large subunit domain-containing protein, whose protein sequence is MSEKKSSAHSLLLPYQAEALKEIESHKFSCLMWARQTGKSFLIALFAVLRAVENSNHLVAVISPTERQSKEFMEKVKRHVEFLKIVGAQFGEEFFKEASINVLEVRFPNGSRIMGLPANPDGVRGLTGDVVLEEAAFFRDGYRVYQAIFPSITRSRDYKLIAISTPRTKNDVFAHIWQMSDGNQLWYRQKLTIFDAVSRGLDVDVESIKKAIPSEDIWMQEYLCEFMDENYILLPYEVIHACVLDGVLVGNLAEVQGDIYVGVDIARRGNLTIIAVLEKAGSILYLRKLEIMKNIPFREQFEAIDYYTAFARRVAVDETGIGMQIAEELQRKWGEIKVQRVYFTAKAKEELASRMQAYFQDRRIFIPQNRDLIEDLHSVERTITQSGNIRIEGSSEDSHADRFWAVALALSVVESKSSYHGPYIFSGINWESRYGVMAMV
- a CDS encoding GPW/gp25 family protein, which produces MYSLVERDTVKSILQNIRLILTTVQGSDIHRPDFGSRLYLFIDKPLNAITIGRIKVEIKDAILKWEQRVEIEDIALKKDYINAKLNIQMKLRIKETEEVINTQLWL
- a CDS encoding phage late control D family protein, whose protein sequence is MAEGLRVPEVYLYVEINNKDVSVYITPYLLNFSYMDNDGLNKQESDDVEIELEDSQGFFRDNPPARGSSLKVKFGYTDRIRSAGVFYIDGFTYKSSRQGDAFTIKALAKDVKSSFREIKTTAFENTTLRKIAQDIASKHGYKLNFAGADVSFKRTTQQEKTDLKFLAGLCKQYGYTCKIVNRQIVIRSLDESLGSQTVYVLTRNHILDFEFETSSLYEGSVDVVYLDAQKKDVVEDKKKTQVKASGDTKKINTRIESKSQAEAISKAQKTINEMKEVQARLTCVGIPDLHAGGIVEVQGFGAFDRQYYTSTARHIIKRSGYTTELELLRKPGEKKK
- a CDS encoding tail protein X; the protein is MKYITKDNDRWDLIAYQFYGNPYLYEPIMLENPDKISYFAFPAGVMLEIPAIWVDETIEVSPPWQRD
- a CDS encoding phage baseplate assembly protein V: MIKVGKVVAVDEKNARVRVQLLDCDGMVTYWLQVAVPKSQNDKFYWIPDAGELVLCAFLEHGFEQGFVIGAIYNEKDTTPVQDKDKIHIKFQDGSYIEYDRKEHKLKADIKGDIDIKATGRADVECQGQIYIKSATNITIQAPSINMKGGSPAEGWFEGYFRIIGNLEVQGNIHATGSIIDEGGNTNHHSH
- a CDS encoding phage minor head protein, producing MTEQDKDIESALNIVLPALEAGLQKALSETLKKARYFISQQDLSRYIMSMLESHMKLSQKQLDALNKLLEKIYTKEHAAFPVSTKLTISDERAISYATKLHDFYLGRFFQGDREIRLDSVKWMSNYYLKKGYPAGKNQEGARKFLDEFGNYLSQRTETKARQIVDTTVNYLRNSSRIKAMQKIRIKKYRWDATGDRLTCPACRSMDGRVFDTGEAVRVIEMLEASEDPALIKELRPIQTDVQKGSSSRLPTRMPPLHPDCRCRAVAFFEEETVMTTVERPTWAKDTPAQRELEEEFRALTNEERLNRIRAHMGSSWLRPATGGGGENAYKEAKNDLERHFIKHGKDLGFKDIDTYSKASHDIIKEPEEVYVEKGRDGTVYHFIKDGKVVVSNDDALKIESFYKFDERWRSFKRDGIIRML
- a CDS encoding lysozyme, yielding MRVTEKGIELIKRFEGFSPVKYLCPAGYLTIGYGHVIKEGEAFDEPIDEEEAEQLLMKDLIKFEKSVLRLINVQLTEGMFDALVSFSYNLGSGALQRSALRQKLNRAEYLDAADEFLKWVYSGGRKLKGLVLRRQAERERFLEDYEHFM
- a CDS encoding N4-gp56 family major capsid protein — protein: MPVTGQTNPELFPTYYERKLLEYVKANLIATRYGQKHSFTPNTGRTAVFTRFSPLQKATTPLTDQPTPAQGASIAAQQVQVSINEYGNYIDLDEFTDITSFTPLVDVATDLLSYNAEESLDAVAMQQITAGTNVYYASGVSGRSGLDGTKKLSKDDVRKGVNLLNRAEILPFPDGYYVLLVHPDKILDLFTAQELITLASAKYEALEKGVVGTFGGAQIVVSTTLPILAGAGGGTPASDVYQSVLLGQNAYGVVDIDGNSIQMVYTNVDKLGRIKTVGWKAYFAAKRLYEPALLRIESN
- a CDS encoding baseplate assembly protein: MAIKFVETDPTLYEKQLIEAYERLTNKTLQPADPERLLINLLAYALTITSINIDETGRQNLLAYASAEHLDALAEFYGIERLYPKPATCILRFSLSSALNYDAVIPAGTRVTPDGNIIFKTVEEVKIPAGNLSAQVQAECEITGSAGNGYQVGQINKLVDVLPHDISASNTTMTMYGADIEDDERFRERIRQSIERFTNAGSCGAYIYHTLSAHQDILDVSVFSPQPGEVNVVFIMKDGESPDNSMIQLVQNYLSSEKVRPLTDMVYVSAPEVITYSINIEYYIHKKDEALAGLIQQDVEKAARDFAFWTGTKIGRDILPEELILRVKQAGAYRVIVNSPAYTALQQNQIAKADSFVLTYSGLMED